Below is a window of Clostridiales bacterium DNA.
GATGACAATCAGTGAGAATTGTATTTATGGGGACTCCGGAATTTTCGGTTCCATGCCTGGAAGCGCTGATTGCCCGGAAAGGCTGTGAAGTGGCAGGTGTGTTTACACAGCCGGATCGGCCGAAAGGACGGGGAAACAAGATGACCGCCAGCCCGGTCAAGGAGACTGCCCTGAAAGCCGGAATTCCGGTATTCCAGCCGGAAAGAATCCGAAAAACGGGTGTTGAGGACCTGCGCGCACTGAAACCTGACCTGTGTGTCACGGCTGCATTCGGACAGATCCTGAGCAGGGAAATCCTCGAAATACCGACGATGGGCAATATCAACGTCCACGCATCACTGCTTCCAAAGCACCGCGGTTCAGCACCGATCGCATACGCGATTATGGACGGAGATGAAACAGCCGGTGTTACGACCATGATGATGGATGAAGGTATTGATACCGGGGATATGCTCCTGAAGGCCGAAACAAAAATCCTGCCGGCAGAAACGTGTGGCGAGCTGACCCAAAGGCTGAGCCGGATCGGTGCCGAACTGCTGACAAAAACGCTGGATGCACTGGAAGCCGGAACCCTGGAACGAATCCCGCAGAACGAAGCAGAAATGACCTATGATCCCATGCTGAACAAGGCAATGGGAACCGTGGACTTCCACCTGGATTCCAGAAGGATCCAGGGCCTTGTGAACGGCCTGAACCCATGGCCCTGCGTATCCGTTCCTCTGGATGGGAACCGGCTGAAACTCCTGCGGGCAGAAGCTGCTGAAGGAACCGGAAAAGCAGGCACCGTCCTGAAGGCTGACCCGAAATCCGGCCTGATCATTGCATGCGGAAAGGGCGC
It encodes the following:
- the fmt gene encoding methionyl-tRNA formyltransferase; amino-acid sequence: MRIVFMGTPEFSVPCLEALIARKGCEVAGVFTQPDRPKGRGNKMTASPVKETALKAGIPVFQPERIRKTGVEDLRALKPDLCVTAAFGQILSREILEIPTMGNINVHASLLPKHRGSAPIAYAIMDGDETAGVTTMMMDEGIDTGDMLLKAETKILPAETCGELTQRLSRIGAELLTKTLDALEAGTLERIPQNEAEMTYDPMLNKAMGTVDFHLDSRRIQGLVNGLNPWPCVSVPLDGNRLKLLRAEAAEGTGKAGTVLKADPKSGLIIACGKGAVRILEVQAPGGKRMRAEDFLRGHGIEEGTCFSE